DNA sequence from the Lycium barbarum isolate Lr01 chromosome 5, ASM1917538v2, whole genome shotgun sequence genome:
GAGTACATTTACACTTCTTGGAAGCAAAGGAATACTATCAGGTTATAGTTAGTCCGATTATAGTAAGATATTCCTCAAGTTCTCTAAACTACTTATCGGGCTCAAGAATTATATATTGTAAATCAGCCTAATATGATATTGCAAAATATATTACATTGCCGATTTGTCATCATCGCACAGAACGGAAATTATTTTACGCGATCATGTCATTGCCAGATATTTCCCTCttgaaaaaaaaggaagaaagacaAAGTCAACCAAAACCAATCAACTTTGGGGCAATCCTAAGCAAAGGTTGCAAAGTACTAGGATGAAACTTCCTCCCAAACAGAAAACAAATTGAGCTCAATTTTCCATTATAACTACAATTAAATTCACTCCTAACACTCTTCAAAAACTCCTCTGTCACATCTTTCTTCAAAAACGTCGTCGGGTGCGAGCCTCCAGCAGACCAATCGGCCCACGTAACACTCCAATTCGATGTTAATTTTGGACAAACTTTGTTCACTAACGTAGGCAAGTAATGTTCGTCCATATAACAAGGTGGTGCACAATGGTTCTTAAAAATAGGGTAATATGTTACGTCGGAAATGATTTTTAGTGCAAGTTCGCGATGAACTTCGAACCATTGAGAGCCCTTTCGCCAATCCGAAAGTGTTATGGTAGGATACATACATTTGTTATACCTGCCACGACCTATTTTCCTCGGATCATCGAATAATCCGAGGAAACTTTGGTTGGAATTTGTGAGGAAAGTGTAAAGTGTAGTGAAATTGAACAAAGGAATGCATGATTCGGAGAGTAATATGAATCTTTCGTTGGAAATGTCTAAAAGTGCATTTGCTAAAAGTCGTCTCTCTGCATCAATCATGGTTGATCTTCCCCATTGTACTCCCTGTGAGAAAACAATACAAACGATATAAttattcaaaataaaattaatgtGTATATACTGACAGTATAAAAGAATTTTTATAGAAATTAAATAGGCCGACTAGATCGATAGCCAGCCCCTTAAAAACCTCAGGCCTGTTTAAATTGACGTTAATGTGTGTAATTAAACGATGTGTTGTATTTTATGTCATTACGTAATGAGTGCTTGAGAACACGCGCataaaattttgcaaaatttaaCGCGGAAGTGTCTGATAGGAACACTGTATCACATGTTCAAGTGCTCAGTTAGAACTAGTCAAACTCCGAGTGTCTAATGAAATTTACCGGCAAATTTAAGGGGCTATAAATGTACTCATCCAATTAAATAGTTACACATACTCACAGTACACCCTTATTCATCTATACTCTAGCTGGGCTATCGAGTAAATTTCTCAAAGAGTCACTCCGATTAAATTGTGTAGTGAAATCAATTATCTTGTTTTtgtatcaataaaat
Encoded proteins:
- the LOC132642776 gene encoding glycosyltransferase BC10, with the protein product MSIHLVTTIVFTLSMSFLVVLLGIFINDQFRKIVIYEDFYLPHQHTTTFSPIYNLSISTHLVCNSSSNSSSNRSMELKDWLSPKGLWHSMNDEELMWRASMVPQIEKYPFTRIPRVAFLFLTRGRLPLAPLWQLFFKGHEGLFSIYLHTSPDFNSEPPPSSVFYKRRIPSQGVQWGRSTMIDAERRLLANALLDISNERFILLSESCIPLFNFTTLYTFLTNSNQSFLGLFDDPRKIGRGRYNKCMYPTITLSDWRKGSQWFEVHRELALKIISDVTYYPIFKNHCAPPCYMDEHYLPTLVNKVCPKLTSNWSVTWADWSAGGSHPTTFLKKDVTEEFLKSVRSEFNCSYNGKLSSICFLFGRKFHPSTLQPLLRIAPKLIGFG